One window of the Eucalyptus grandis isolate ANBG69807.140 chromosome 8, ASM1654582v1, whole genome shotgun sequence genome contains the following:
- the LOC120287493 gene encoding autophagy-related protein 13b-like, which produces MWAAHQLTRLRDSQCFLHLVAPPRRCYSKGTQWNFDEYCASPPPVTFSPSPTHSEPYASASHPFSCRFPPPGLPAHPPEVSNAHKYDASFDEYYPSPTFSPFPHPPRPFIYLGVIFRGLFYDLRVLQFNIHATKFLNSPTLFKNQNLPPSPPLNGTRYGPSMADKSMCPSRDGATVDKMSFVGRDDKGRPPGLRISSESSANISYSRSSGRSFHDDFGEPEYTCAFDVAEDVVTDPGSRADLFDKRRHAHEPLQSGSFLPIRKSQGAAVGALVDMLKKAPPLHQDVSNLATASQASGSETWSNSLHEYCQTPKSISAQDGTSSVASSAFLTSKTTADALEELNGYKEMKNLLLFSRTYQ; this is translated from the exons ATGTGGGCAGCCCATCAGCTGACCCGCTTAAGAGATTCCCAGTGCTTCCTGCATCTCGTGGCTCCCCCTCGTCGTTGCTATTCTAAGGGGACACAATGGAATTTTGATGAATACTGCGCCTCTCCGCCTCCCGTGACTTTCTCGCCTTCACCAACCCATTCCGAACCTTATGCTTCAGCTTCTCACCCCTTTTCTTGTCGATTTCCCCCTCCAGGTTTGCCAGCTCACCCACCTGAAGTATCTAATGCTCATAAGTATGATGCGAGCTTTGATGAATACTATCCGTCCCCTACCTTTTCTCCTTTCCCTCACCCTCCCCGCCCATTTATATACCTGGGAGTCATCTTTCGGGGGCTCTTTTACGATCTGAGAGTGCTCCAGTTTAACATACATGCAACAAAGTTTCTTAATTCCCCTACGTTGTTCAAGAACCAAAATCTCCCTCCTTCACCTCCTCTCAACGGTACTAGATATGGCCCTTCAATGGCTGATAAAAGTATGTGTCCCAGCCGTGATGGTGCAACGGTTGACAAG atGTCTTTTGTCGGAAGGGATGACAAAGGAAGACCTCCTGGGTTAAGAATATCATCTGAAAGTTCAGCAAATATCTCCTATTCCAGAAGCTCCGGCAGGTCTTTCCATGATGATTTTGGTGAGCCTGAGTACACTTGTGCATTCGATGTGGCCGAAGATGTTGTGACTGATCCAGGTAGCAG AGCGGATTTATTCGATAAAAGAAGACATGCACATGAGCCACTCCAGTCTGGTTCATTTTTGCCAATCAGAAAATCTCAGGGTGCTGCTGTTGGAGCTCTCGTGGATATGTTGAAGAAAGCTCCTCCTCTTCACCAAGACGTCTCAAATTTGGCAACAGCTTCACAAGCCTCTGGATCTGAGACTTGGAGCAACAGCTTACATGAGTATTGCCAGACCCCTAAATCCATATCGGCTCAGGATGGCACTTCAAGTGTTGCATCCTCTGCTTTTCTCACATCCAAGACGACAGCTGATGCTTTGGAAGAACTTAACGGTTATAAGGAGATGAAGAATTTATTGCTTTTCTCAAGGACGTACCAGTAG